One genomic segment of Bombina bombina isolate aBomBom1 chromosome 4, aBomBom1.pri, whole genome shotgun sequence includes these proteins:
- the SRPRB gene encoding signal recognition particle receptor subunit beta — protein MADVQVAPGSQWLPDMEYVRQELQKQDPTVLSVGVALLVVLLSLVLWKLLRRSQISRRAVLLLGVCDSGKTLFFIRLLTGQYKKTQTSITASSAAYRVKSDKGSTLTLVDLPGHESLRHQYLEQYKVAVRALVFVVDSSTFQREVKEVAELLYLLLTDSIILRNAPPILIACNKQDISMAKSAKLIQQQLEKELNTLRVTRSAAPSTLDSSNSPAATQLGKKGKDFEFSQLPMKVDFLECSARDSKEEEGDANLSNVEGWLAKLV, from the exons ATGGCGGACGTGCAGGTGGCTCCAGGGTCTCAGTGGCTACCCGACATGGAGTATGTTAGGCAGGAACTACAGAAACAGGATCCTACCGTGCTGTCCGTGGGAGTAGCCTTGCTAGTGGTATTGCTCAGCCTTG TATTATGGAAGCTTTTGCGAAGGAGTCAGATAAGCCGCAGAGCTGTGCTTCTCCTTGGTGTATGTGACTCGGGAAAAACACTCTTCTTCATCAGG CTGCTAACCGGACAGTACAAGAAGACCCAGACCTCAATCACAGCCAGCTCTGCAGCGTACAGAGTAAAAAGTGACAAG GGCTCTACACTGACCTTGGTCGACCTGCCTGGTCATGAAAGCTTGAGGCATCAGTACCTGGAACAGTATAAAGTCGCAGTCAG AGCTCTGGTGTTCGTGGTGGACAGTTCTACGTTCCAGCGCGAGGTGAAGGAAGTTGCAGAACTCCTCTATCTCCTTTTGACAGACAGCATAATACTGCGCAATGCTCCCCCAATACTAATCGCATGCAACAAACAAG ATATCTCAATGGCCAAGTCAGCCAAACTGATACAGCAACAGTTGGAGAAAGAGTT GAATACACTCCGTGTCACTCGGTCAGCCGCTCCCAGCACTCTAGACAGCAGCAACTCTCCTGCAGCCACACAGCTGGGCAAGAAGGGAAAAGACTTTGAATTTTCCCAGCTGCCAATGAAGGTTGACTTCCTGGAATGCAGTGCCCGGGACAGCAAGGAAGAGGAGGGCGATGCCAATTTAAGCAACGTGGAAGGGTGGCTGGCGAAACTTGTGTGA